A stretch of the Polluticoccus soli genome encodes the following:
- a CDS encoding DUF3857 domain-containing protein: MKRLLLSLATQCLISASASAQYNLPVTWEARPKLHRIPNELMNESGVFILDSRHIEYRQENNNTFVYRTMHRIIKVLDDKGIENFNKIEIPIGHNEIERIQARTILADGTVKEVQQDKIKRSKNEQGQDSYIFAMEGVEKNAEVELMYREKKDFAVFGGEQLQFGIPTVKAEFMLVVPEGVRFETKGYNGFPSTKDSIIGGKHFYYATTSNIPALDEEQYSNREAFLMNIAYRMSYMDKENPDVKLFTWNDLAKRLYNNYYQITDKDKKVIGKYLTSIGVSDQDDDEQKIRKIEDAMKSNINMSDDINDESYLKFDKIVDKKLTTESGFTAFFLACLQVANIAHEYGLTSNRFLNPLDDKFENWNPLDISIVYFPKLKKYLSVNGIFYRMPFIPTAAAGNKGVFLKTTTLGGMTSAIASVRKIPFMPIEASNHNIEADIKFGVEMTPQVDIKMVYEGYSANGIREGFIYVPKDKEKELVQSLVSVASKPEYIKSYKVENAAFNNYYDNKPLNVIATAEAPQLMEKAGPKYLFKLGDVIGRQVEMYQEKERKLPIDMAFPHTLYRTITLNIPDGYKVSNPETIKMMVEHKAISGEQTMAFISDYKMDGKKMRITVKEFYSQVNYPVSDIEIFKKVINAAADFNKVVLVLEKG, from the coding sequence ATGAAAAGACTACTATTAAGCCTTGCAACGCAGTGCCTTATCTCAGCTTCAGCCAGCGCACAATACAACTTGCCTGTAACCTGGGAAGCCCGTCCTAAATTGCACCGTATACCTAATGAGCTAATGAATGAATCCGGAGTATTCATTCTGGACAGCAGGCACATTGAGTACAGGCAGGAGAATAACAATACTTTCGTGTACCGCACTATGCACCGTATTATTAAAGTGCTGGACGATAAAGGGATCGAGAATTTTAACAAGATCGAAATACCCATTGGTCACAATGAAATAGAACGCATACAGGCAAGGACTATTCTTGCAGATGGCACAGTGAAAGAAGTACAACAGGATAAGATAAAACGCAGCAAAAATGAGCAGGGGCAGGACTCCTACATCTTTGCTATGGAAGGAGTGGAGAAAAATGCAGAAGTGGAACTGATGTACCGCGAAAAGAAAGATTTTGCCGTATTTGGTGGTGAACAACTACAGTTTGGCATACCAACTGTTAAGGCAGAGTTCATGCTCGTTGTACCGGAAGGAGTGCGATTCGAGACCAAGGGATATAACGGATTCCCATCGACAAAGGACAGCATAATAGGTGGTAAGCATTTCTACTATGCTACGACTAGCAACATACCTGCGCTTGACGAAGAGCAATATAGTAACAGAGAAGCATTCCTGATGAATATAGCCTATCGTATGAGCTATATGGATAAAGAAAATCCCGACGTCAAATTGTTTACATGGAATGATCTTGCTAAGAGGCTGTACAACAACTACTACCAGATCACGGATAAGGATAAAAAGGTGATAGGGAAATACCTGACGTCCATAGGCGTTTCAGACCAGGACGATGATGAGCAGAAAATAAGGAAGATAGAGGACGCCATGAAGAGCAATATCAATATGAGTGACGACATCAATGATGAATCGTACCTGAAGTTTGACAAGATAGTAGATAAGAAGCTCACCACGGAGTCTGGCTTTACTGCATTCTTCCTGGCCTGTTTGCAAGTGGCCAATATCGCTCATGAATATGGACTTACCTCTAACCGCTTTCTTAATCCATTGGATGATAAGTTCGAGAATTGGAACCCTCTGGATATTTCTATCGTTTATTTCCCAAAGTTGAAGAAATACCTTTCCGTAAACGGAATATTCTACCGTATGCCGTTTATACCAACAGCCGCTGCAGGCAATAAAGGCGTGTTTTTAAAAACAACTACACTTGGTGGTATGACCTCCGCTATTGCCTCTGTGCGTAAAATTCCGTTCATGCCGATTGAAGCTTCTAATCACAACATTGAAGCGGATATTAAGTTTGGTGTAGAGATGACACCACAGGTTGATATAAAAATGGTATATGAAGGTTACAGTGCCAACGGTATACGAGAAGGCTTTATCTACGTGCCAAAGGATAAGGAAAAAGAACTGGTCCAGTCACTCGTAAGTGTGGCATCAAAGCCTGAGTACATCAAATCTTATAAGGTGGAGAACGCCGCCTTCAACAACTATTACGATAACAAACCACTCAATGTGATCGCCACGGCAGAAGCACCTCAACTAATGGAAAAAGCAGGCCCTAAATACCTGTTCAAATTAGGCGATGTGATAGGGCGTCAGGTTGAGATGTACCAGGAGAAAGAACGTAAGCTGCCTATAGACATGGCATTCCCTCATACGCTCTACCGCACAATTACGCTGAATATTCCGGATGGTTACAAAGTATCAAACCCCGAGACCATCAAAATGATGGTAGAGCACAAGGCTATATCGGGAGAACAAACCATGGCTTTTATTTCCGATTACAAAATGGATGGTAAAAAAATGCGTATCACAGTAAAAGAATTTTACAGCCAGGTAAACTACCCAGTCAGCGATATAGAGATATTCAAGAAGGTCATTAATGCCGCCGCAGATTTCAATAAGGTGGTGCTAGTGCTAGAGAAAGGATAA
- a CDS encoding class I SAM-dependent methyltransferase — protein MKTTGNYIIAGGEEGKKRLEVLSEVLYPYETALLQQQGLSNGMSFLDVGCGGGHISLMVAGIVGDTGHVTGIDFDKDIIELNRKEAIEQGITNVSYEELSAYDMKYASEFNMAYARFLLSHLTDPLGVLKNMVASVKSGGRIIVEDIHFIGHFSFPECKAFDDYVSLFTTAALQRRQNANIGPALPSLFAEAGLDNIGFDVIQPVFSKGNGKWMAYITMDKIRDAVKAQGLANEVTIQRILNEIETFTKDDTTIISLPRFFRVWGTKE, from the coding sequence ATGAAAACAACGGGAAATTATATAATTGCCGGGGGCGAAGAAGGTAAAAAACGCCTGGAAGTACTTTCTGAAGTACTGTACCCTTACGAGACAGCTTTACTACAGCAACAAGGTCTTTCAAATGGCATGTCTTTTCTGGATGTGGGCTGTGGCGGCGGTCATATCTCGCTTATGGTTGCTGGCATTGTTGGCGATACCGGCCATGTAACAGGAATTGATTTTGATAAAGACATCATAGAACTCAATCGAAAGGAAGCTATCGAACAAGGTATAACAAACGTATCCTATGAAGAGCTAAGTGCGTATGATATGAAGTACGCGAGCGAGTTTAACATGGCATATGCGCGTTTCCTTTTATCTCATCTTACTGACCCTTTAGGAGTTTTAAAGAATATGGTTGCCAGTGTTAAGTCCGGTGGCCGTATAATTGTGGAAGACATACATTTCATCGGACATTTCTCTTTTCCTGAATGCAAGGCGTTTGACGATTATGTGTCGTTGTTTACTACTGCAGCGTTGCAGCGTAGACAGAATGCGAACATAGGTCCTGCGCTTCCATCTTTATTCGCAGAAGCTGGATTGGATAATATTGGCTTCGATGTGATACAGCCGGTCTTTAGCAAAGGCAATGGCAAATGGATGGCGTACATAACTATGGACAAGATAAGAGATGCGGTGAAGGCGCAAGGACTGGCAAATGAAGTGACCATTCAGCGGATACTAAACGAGATAGAAACCTTCACCAAAGATGACACAACAATTATCAGCCTGCCGCGGTTTTTCAGAGTTTGGGGCACAAAGGAATGA
- a CDS encoding response regulator: MQAYKYDKVLIVDDTELDCFIAEKVMRITQFAKNTICINSACDALKYLDTLSENPDAIPELIFLDVNMPGMNGFQFLSEYKKLPVGIRKRSIVMLTSSILEDDKQHALSNEYVKSFINKPLSMDALRNL; the protein is encoded by the coding sequence ATGCAGGCTTACAAATACGATAAGGTACTGATAGTGGATGATACAGAACTAGACTGCTTTATAGCAGAAAAGGTGATGCGCATAACACAATTTGCCAAAAACACCATCTGCATCAATTCTGCCTGTGATGCGCTTAAATATCTTGACACCTTGTCAGAAAATCCTGATGCGATCCCCGAATTGATCTTCCTGGATGTGAACATGCCCGGCATGAACGGCTTTCAGTTTTTGAGTGAATACAAGAAATTGCCGGTGGGCATTAGGAAACGGTCCATTGTTATGCTCACATCATCCATTCTGGAAGATGATAAACAACATGCCCTGAGTAACGAATATGTCAAGTCGTTTATCAATAAGCCTCTGAGCATGGACGCGTTGAGGAACCTCTAG
- a CDS encoding VOC family protein: MNESKAPVETMNDYKVPTQTTIGHVHLKVSNLDKALEFYCGLLGFELTTTYGEDAAFISAGGYHHHIGLNTWYSKGKPAANPRSVGLFHTAILYPSRKDLAVIVKRLIDRNYPFTGASDHGVSEAVYLDDPDGNGVELYRDRPKEEWPIKEDGSLDMYTQRLDLADLLSELDK, translated from the coding sequence ATGAACGAATCAAAGGCACCGGTCGAAACAATGAACGACTATAAGGTACCGACACAAACCACTATAGGTCACGTACATCTGAAGGTTAGCAACCTTGATAAAGCCCTGGAATTTTACTGTGGGCTTCTTGGCTTTGAGCTGACCACTACTTATGGAGAGGACGCCGCTTTCATATCTGCTGGGGGCTATCATCATCACATAGGCCTTAACACCTGGTACAGTAAAGGAAAACCCGCTGCCAATCCACGATCGGTAGGATTATTCCATACAGCGATACTCTACCCTAGCCGTAAGGATCTGGCAGTTATTGTAAAGAGACTGATCGACCGTAACTATCCATTTACAGGAGCCAGCGATCATGGTGTATCTGAGGCTGTATACCTGGATGACCCGGATGGGAATGGCGTAGAACTGTACCGCGATCGGCCAAAAGAAGAATGGCCCATCAAAGAAGACGGATCATTAGATATGTATACTCAGCGCCTCGACCTGGCAGACCTGCTTTCAGAATTGGATAAGTAA
- a CDS encoding VOC family protein has product MAKMNPYLNFDGTAEAAFTFYKSVFGGEFVGVHKMSEAPGTEQLPENERNRVMHIALPIDANTTLMASDIIPSMGHKLDVGNNVHISLHPSSREEAERLFNGLSAGGKVEMPLQDTFWGAYYGNFQDKFGVNWMINYDSNAANN; this is encoded by the coding sequence ATGGCTAAAATGAATCCTTACCTCAATTTTGACGGAACAGCAGAAGCAGCATTTACTTTCTACAAATCTGTGTTTGGCGGCGAATTTGTTGGTGTACACAAAATGAGCGAAGCTCCGGGCACTGAACAACTGCCTGAGAATGAGAGGAACCGCGTGATGCACATTGCGCTGCCTATTGATGCCAACACTACCCTGATGGCGTCTGATATCATCCCTTCAATGGGGCATAAGCTTGATGTAGGGAACAACGTGCATATCTCCCTGCACCCGTCAAGCCGCGAAGAAGCTGAGAGGCTGTTCAACGGCCTGTCTGCAGGTGGCAAAGTGGAAATGCCTCTGCAGGATACCTTTTGGGGCGCATACTATGGCAACTTCCAGGACAAGTTTGGCGTGAACTGGATGATTAACTATGACAGCAACGCAGCTAATAACTAA
- a CDS encoding T9SS type A sorting domain-containing protein — MRLPYVLLLLVVAITAKAQNHVSNCSFEQYTTCPTAISQLNNCVSWRQYTTGTSDYFHDCNASMIPVVLQGWQNPAHGDAFIGFYLFSTFGTSIYKEYAATTITPLTIGGVYEVSMSVSLANNSGYACNDLGVWFYDSGPTTVSTATALSVTPQVSYASYGAITDTQNWVRVTKTFVADSAYDNIVIGGFKSWAQLGGNDTVKVGASQLSYYYIDSIVIRLTDTLSFIYNDTTLCVGDSVKVPFSAASSYFSPTNVFSLQLSDATGGFGSPITIATLAGNNPGTLKGVVPTGLTPGTGYRLRIVSSSPVMTVVSTKNIAIGLSQPAKPVAGGNSPVCGGSALYLTATTTTSAVTWQWQGPAGFSSTMQNPIVGAFAPANAGSYVVTALNYGCEAKDTVTIAYQPGITPITATNNGPVCVGTGFSLSTTASTTGATYSWSGPNSYTSTQQNPSISSSTLVMSGDYIVTASLNGCTVKDTTTVLVKPVPVATASNNGPVCQGTTLDLVGNSNLTGSTFSWIGPSYSANTQSPSIFNATPANQGTYTLTVTKDGCNSLPVTTQAVVNPIAPITATNNGPVCEGGGFTLSTTASTVGATYSWSGPNGYNSPIQNPSIPSSTLIMSGDYIVTASLNGCTTADTTTVLVKPVPVASASNSTPVCENGTLNLTGGSSISGSAFAWSGPLGYSSTLQSPTIFTATPGNTGNYTLIATKDGCNSLPAVTTVIVYPIPATPVANANSIMCDGSPLNLSTATVSNASYSWTGPNGFTSTLQNPSINPATFVHAGYYAVRISVNGCQSAKDSVLVTVNIIPKIGAWASPNDTICEGTLTTYVAIHSNGGVNPTFQWYKNFAPIAGANGLVYSTATLKTGDKFYCTMYSVGVCTDPVTVSTDTISMVVLPIVTQPSATISSVPAIPQPDRLVTFTAHVQNGGPNPKYQWQLNGTNQLGAINATWSAYTLKPFDKVNVLITSDDPCALTKTASSDTITLGFATSVGNIGNAAAFNVYPNPNDGNFRITAYNVSGQSVKLELLNAVGQLVYQETISAVNRQIDQAVRLQNIASGVYLLKLYDNGSVNTIKLNIR, encoded by the coding sequence ATGCGACTACCCTACGTCTTATTATTGCTCGTTGTGGCAATAACTGCCAAAGCGCAAAATCATGTTTCTAACTGCAGCTTCGAGCAGTACACAACCTGTCCCACTGCTATCTCCCAGCTAAACAACTGTGTATCGTGGCGACAATATACTACCGGCACATCCGACTATTTTCATGATTGCAACGCTTCTATGATACCTGTCGTGCTCCAGGGCTGGCAGAACCCGGCACATGGCGACGCTTTTATAGGGTTTTACCTGTTTAGCACGTTTGGCACGAGCATATATAAGGAGTATGCAGCCACCACAATAACCCCACTTACCATAGGTGGCGTTTATGAAGTATCCATGTCAGTATCGCTGGCCAATAACTCCGGATATGCCTGCAATGACCTTGGCGTGTGGTTTTACGATTCCGGCCCCACAACGGTTTCTACCGCTACCGCGCTGTCAGTTACTCCACAAGTATCCTACGCCAGCTACGGCGCCATAACCGATACGCAAAATTGGGTACGGGTAACAAAGACATTTGTTGCCGATTCTGCCTACGACAACATTGTGATCGGCGGCTTTAAAAGCTGGGCGCAACTGGGGGGGAATGATACAGTCAAAGTTGGTGCTTCGCAGCTCAGTTATTACTATATCGATTCAATTGTGATCAGGCTTACAGACACACTGAGCTTTATCTACAATGACACAACATTATGCGTGGGCGATAGCGTAAAAGTTCCATTCAGTGCAGCGTCGTCTTATTTTTCACCTACCAATGTTTTTAGCCTGCAACTGTCTGACGCAACAGGCGGCTTTGGCAGCCCAATAACAATCGCAACACTTGCTGGTAATAATCCAGGTACTTTAAAAGGCGTGGTACCAACAGGCCTTACGCCAGGCACAGGTTACAGGCTGAGGATCGTTTCTTCCTCGCCCGTAATGACAGTCGTCTCTACCAAGAACATTGCGATCGGTTTATCGCAGCCGGCCAAACCGGTTGCCGGGGGCAATAGTCCGGTGTGTGGTGGTAGCGCATTGTACCTGACGGCTACCACAACAACTTCGGCCGTCACCTGGCAATGGCAAGGCCCGGCAGGTTTCAGTTCTACCATGCAGAATCCCATTGTTGGCGCTTTTGCACCAGCCAATGCCGGTAGTTATGTTGTTACGGCACTCAACTACGGCTGCGAGGCTAAGGATACCGTAACGATCGCCTATCAGCCCGGCATAACGCCTATAACTGCCACTAACAATGGCCCTGTGTGCGTAGGTACTGGATTTAGTCTCAGTACTACTGCATCAACAACAGGTGCTACCTATTCGTGGTCAGGCCCGAACAGCTATACATCTACGCAGCAAAATCCATCCATATCCAGCTCAACGTTGGTCATGAGCGGCGATTATATAGTTACAGCCAGTTTAAATGGTTGTACAGTAAAGGATACAACGACGGTGCTTGTAAAACCCGTTCCAGTTGCTACAGCCAGCAACAACGGTCCTGTTTGCCAGGGCACAACACTAGACCTTGTTGGCAACTCAAACTTGACCGGATCGACGTTCTCCTGGATAGGACCATCATATTCAGCGAACACGCAATCACCTTCAATATTCAACGCAACACCAGCCAACCAGGGCACGTACACATTAACGGTGACAAAAGATGGATGTAACTCTCTGCCAGTAACTACACAGGCAGTCGTTAACCCGATAGCGCCGATCACTGCAACCAACAACGGTCCGGTTTGCGAAGGAGGTGGCTTTACCTTAAGCACAACTGCATCGACAGTCGGCGCCACTTATTCATGGAGTGGACCGAATGGCTATAACTCACCCATCCAGAACCCCTCGATCCCCAGCAGCACCTTGATAATGAGCGGCGACTATATTGTTACAGCAAGCCTGAATGGATGTACCACCGCCGACACGACAACAGTGTTGGTAAAACCTGTTCCTGTAGCGAGTGCATCCAACAGCACGCCCGTATGCGAAAATGGCACGCTCAACCTTACTGGCGGATCTTCCATTAGCGGGTCCGCATTCGCCTGGTCGGGGCCGCTGGGATATTCGTCCACCCTGCAATCGCCGACTATTTTCACCGCTACACCGGGCAACACTGGCAACTATACCTTGATAGCTACCAAAGACGGCTGCAATTCTTTACCAGCGGTTACAACGGTTATAGTGTACCCTATTCCAGCTACGCCAGTAGCCAATGCGAACAGTATCATGTGTGATGGCTCGCCGCTCAACCTGTCTACAGCCACAGTATCCAATGCCAGTTATTCATGGACCGGGCCGAATGGCTTTACATCGACCCTGCAAAACCCAAGCATCAACCCGGCCACTTTTGTACATGCAGGCTATTACGCAGTGCGCATATCTGTAAACGGCTGCCAGTCTGCTAAAGACTCGGTGTTGGTTACCGTGAACATCATACCTAAGATCGGTGCCTGGGCCAGTCCTAATGACACTATTTGCGAAGGAACGCTGACTACCTATGTGGCTATACACAGCAATGGCGGCGTAAACCCAACATTCCAATGGTATAAGAACTTCGCACCTATAGCCGGTGCCAATGGGTTAGTGTACAGCACCGCTACCCTGAAGACAGGTGACAAATTTTATTGTACCATGTACAGCGTTGGTGTGTGTACCGATCCGGTTACCGTAAGTACTGATACCATTTCGATGGTGGTGTTGCCTATAGTTACTCAACCTTCGGCAACCATTTCTTCAGTACCTGCTATACCCCAGCCTGATAGACTGGTTACCTTTACCGCGCATGTACAGAACGGCGGGCCTAATCCTAAATACCAATGGCAACTGAACGGTACAAACCAGCTAGGCGCTATCAACGCAACCTGGAGTGCCTATACGCTCAAGCCTTTCGATAAGGTGAATGTGCTCATTACTTCTGACGATCCTTGTGCGCTTACCAAGACAGCTTCTAGCGACACCATTACTCTTGGCTTTGCAACATCTGTAGGTAACATTGGTAATGCGGCAGCGTTTAACGTTTACCCGAACCCTAACGATGGCAATTTCAGGATAACTGCATATAACGTATCGGGACAGTCCGTAAAACTGGAACTACTCAATGCCGTAGGTCAGCTTGTTTATCAGGAAACGATAAGCGCGGTGAACAGGCAGATAGACCAGGCGGTTAGGCTTCAAAATATTGCCAGTGGTGTGTACCTGCTGAAGTTATATGATAATGGTTCCGTAAATACGATCAAATTGAATATCAGGTAA
- a CDS encoding transglutaminase-like domain-containing protein, with product MKKAIIMTAFGLLLMAGAFAQDAAFEKYSQVQDSLFTIAYNNRDVSTYERLLQGYEKRYRKLDAKTKKEFESYNANVYYNLSCAYSLLNNKDAALANLQKSIHAGLYDYQHMQKDSDLDNIRSEQRYAALMQQVRPIGDYSYILNHAAAFNQADQRVFPRFTYQSKDDSNLVALRKTFNLDSIAGKANEVSKIINLMRWVHNYIPHDGTHGNPSVYDAMNMMAVCKKEERGLNCRGLATVLNEFYLAMGFPSRLVTCLPKDSLGIDQDCHVINAVYSKQLKKWIWMDPTNEAYVMNEKGELLGIQEVRQRLIHGETLIVNPDANWNHKSTATRAHYLDYYMTKNLYRLECPVDSRNNLEKRGQQLTYVELLPLDYFDQSPDKTTAFNEKNNTTFVRYKTNNPDKFWQAPEDETAASVGKN from the coding sequence ATGAAAAAGGCAATAATAATGACTGCCTTCGGGCTACTGTTAATGGCCGGGGCCTTTGCACAGGATGCGGCATTTGAGAAGTACTCGCAAGTACAAGACAGCCTGTTTACAATTGCATACAATAACCGCGATGTCAGCACCTATGAAAGGTTGTTGCAAGGGTATGAAAAGCGGTACCGTAAACTGGATGCAAAAACTAAAAAGGAATTTGAGAGTTATAATGCCAATGTATACTACAACCTCAGTTGTGCGTACTCCTTACTCAATAATAAAGATGCAGCACTTGCAAATCTGCAAAAGTCTATACATGCAGGGTTATACGATTATCAGCACATGCAAAAAGACAGTGACCTGGATAATATCAGGAGTGAACAAAGATATGCAGCCCTGATGCAGCAAGTGCGGCCGATAGGCGACTATTCATACATCCTTAACCACGCAGCTGCGTTCAACCAGGCAGACCAGCGGGTGTTTCCCAGGTTCACTTACCAGTCGAAAGATGACAGCAACCTGGTAGCATTAAGGAAAACTTTCAATTTAGATTCTATTGCAGGCAAAGCCAATGAAGTATCTAAGATCATTAACCTGATGCGTTGGGTGCACAACTATATTCCACACGATGGCACACATGGCAACCCCTCTGTGTACGACGCGATGAATATGATGGCCGTGTGTAAAAAAGAAGAGCGCGGACTTAACTGCCGGGGACTGGCAACGGTCCTGAACGAGTTTTACCTGGCCATGGGATTTCCATCGCGACTGGTAACATGTCTTCCCAAAGACAGTCTTGGTATAGACCAGGATTGCCACGTGATCAACGCTGTATATTCAAAACAGTTGAAGAAATGGATATGGATGGATCCTACAAACGAAGCCTATGTAATGAACGAGAAAGGAGAATTGCTGGGAATACAGGAAGTAAGACAACGGTTGATACATGGTGAAACGCTGATCGTAAATCCCGATGCTAATTGGAATCATAAAAGCACTGCAACGCGGGCGCATTACCTGGATTACTACATGACCAAAAATCTATACAGATTGGAATGCCCGGTAGATAGCCGCAATAATTTAGAGAAACGAGGGCAGCAATTGACCTATGTAGAACTATTGCCACTCGACTATTTTGATCAATCACCAGATAAAACAACCGCCTTTAACGAAAAGAACAACACAACTTTTGTACGGTATAAAACGAATAACCCTGATAAATTCTGGCAGGCTCCTGAGGATGAGACCGCAGCGTCGGTTGGTAAGAACTAA
- a CDS encoding TetR/AcrR family transcriptional regulator codes for MDTRLAILDLGEYLIRTKGYHAFSYKDIADELQIKNAAVHYHFPSKTDLGMAVLERAIERIGFSSRQWEQLPEDQQLKRFLNTYFESNARGTVCLMGALSAASTELPEEMRLKLKEMGDLILAWVSKCLADGKRKGIFEFKEKPATKATMLVSNMLASLLFSRVLGKKHFETIYKQVLASV; via the coding sequence GTGGATACCCGCCTTGCAATATTGGATCTTGGTGAATACCTTATTCGTACTAAGGGGTATCATGCATTCAGTTATAAGGATATAGCCGACGAGTTGCAAATAAAGAATGCGGCGGTACATTATCATTTTCCTTCAAAAACCGACCTGGGGATGGCAGTGCTGGAGCGTGCCATAGAACGTATTGGGTTTTCGTCGCGGCAATGGGAGCAGCTGCCGGAGGATCAGCAATTAAAACGATTTCTGAATACCTATTTTGAAAGCAATGCAAGAGGCACGGTGTGCCTAATGGGAGCTTTGAGTGCGGCATCCACCGAGCTGCCAGAGGAAATGCGACTAAAACTTAAAGAAATGGGGGATTTGATACTGGCATGGGTAAGCAAATGTCTTGCAGACGGAAAACGAAAAGGGATCTTTGAGTTTAAGGAAAAACCGGCGACAAAAGCAACGATGCTGGTGTCGAATATGCTGGCATCCTTATTGTTTTCGCGCGTGCTTGGAAAAAAACACTTTGAAACCATATACAAGCAGGTGTTGGCATCTGTTTAA
- the fabF gene encoding beta-ketoacyl-ACP synthase II: MKRVVVTGMGVIAPLGNDINTFWNNIAAGESGAKTIHKFDPSKFKSRFACQVEGFQPELYMDRNEIKRTDPFTQYALAAAKQAIEDSGFDLSKMSPFDVGVIWGSGQGGMTTFEEQVEEYVTSGHEPRFSPFFVPKLIVNMASGMISLKYGFMGLNYTTVSACATSNTAIMDALNYIRMGKAKIIVTGGSEAPITPASVGGFSSMKAMSTRNDDPAAASRPFDKERDGFVMGEGAGALILEEYEHAIARGAKIYAEVAGAAMTADAYHMTATHPEGLGASQAMRFALQDADMEPADIDYLNPHATSTPVGDISEVKAIQQVFGENKDLLISATKSMTGHLLGAAGAVEGIISVKAITEGLVPPTINTTNIDEQVPASLNIVTGKAVKKEIRAAMSNTFGFGGHNAIVIFKKV; the protein is encoded by the coding sequence ATGAAAAGAGTAGTAGTAACCGGTATGGGCGTGATAGCGCCTTTGGGTAACGACATTAACACCTTTTGGAACAATATAGCTGCCGGCGAGAGTGGCGCTAAAACCATACATAAGTTTGACCCAAGCAAATTCAAATCAAGATTTGCCTGCCAGGTGGAAGGTTTTCAGCCAGAGCTGTATATGGATCGCAACGAAATAAAGCGTACAGATCCGTTTACGCAATACGCATTGGCTGCTGCCAAGCAAGCTATCGAAGATTCCGGTTTTGATCTTAGTAAGATGTCGCCATTTGATGTAGGTGTCATCTGGGGTTCGGGGCAGGGTGGTATGACCACTTTCGAAGAGCAGGTGGAAGAATATGTAACCTCGGGACACGAGCCCAGGTTCAGTCCCTTCTTTGTTCCCAAGCTTATCGTGAATATGGCATCGGGCATGATATCGCTGAAATATGGTTTTATGGGTCTCAACTATACTACTGTGTCGGCCTGCGCCACTTCAAATACAGCTATCATGGATGCGCTGAACTACATACGCATGGGTAAGGCAAAGATCATAGTAACCGGTGGTTCCGAAGCGCCAATCACACCTGCATCAGTAGGTGGTTTCTCGTCTATGAAGGCCATGTCGACCCGTAACGACGATCCTGCCGCTGCATCGCGCCCGTTCGATAAGGAACGTGATGGTTTTGTGATGGGCGAAGGTGCCGGCGCGCTGATTCTGGAAGAATACGAACATGCCATCGCTCGCGGAGCTAAGATATATGCAGAAGTAGCCGGGGCAGCAATGACGGCCGATGCTTACCACATGACCGCAACTCACCCTGAAGGTTTAGGTGCATCGCAGGCTATGAGGTTTGCACTGCAGGATGCTGACATGGAGCCAGCTGATATCGATTACCTGAACCCGCATGCTACGTCAACACCGGTAGGCGATATCAGCGAGGTGAAGGCGATACAACAAGTATTTGGTGAGAATAAGGACCTGCTCATCAGCGCCACTAAATCAATGACCGGCCACTTATTGGGTGCCGCAGGCGCAGTGGAAGGAATTATTTCTGTGAAGGCGATTACAGAAGGATTGGTGCCGCCAACCATCAATACAACCAACATTGACGAACAGGTGCCAGCTTCACTGAATATTGTTACCGGCAAGGCCGTGAAGAAAGAGATACGTGCTGCTATGAGTAACACCTTTGGCTTTGGTGGGCACAATGCAATTGTGATATTCAAAAAGGTCTAA
- a CDS encoding DUF4287 domain-containing protein gives MKSDYWNVDDQQVIEKTGKPLAHWMQVLDKFKAADKKSNDVVAHLQNEHGVPRYWARTLTTRYLKEKQG, from the coding sequence ATGAAATCAGACTATTGGAACGTAGACGATCAGCAGGTGATCGAAAAAACAGGGAAGCCCCTCGCCCATTGGATGCAGGTGCTGGACAAGTTCAAAGCCGCTGACAAGAAATCGAACGACGTGGTAGCCCACCTGCAAAACGAACACGGCGTGCCGCGCTATTGGGCACGGACGCTTACAACGCGATATCTAAAAGAGAAACAGGGGTAA